A stretch of the Bradyrhizobium arachidis genome encodes the following:
- a CDS encoding DUF1993 family protein translates to MHEASAGLFVPFLRNLSGLLDQAKAYAEARKIDPAVLLGLRLYPNMYDLGQQVGEAIRHAVVGSALLAGREPLAFSDSKPDLAELKSRIAAAIAFIEGLPRAEIDAAADKDVAFRLKSGMELPFTGRTLLLTFSVPQFFFHLTTAYDILRHAGVDLVKRDFLGRR, encoded by the coding sequence ATCCACGAGGCGTCGGCCGGCCTATTCGTGCCGTTCCTGCGCAATCTGTCCGGGCTGCTTGACCAGGCCAAAGCTTACGCCGAAGCGCGCAAGATCGATCCGGCCGTGCTGCTCGGTCTGCGGCTCTATCCGAATATGTACGATCTGGGGCAACAGGTCGGCGAGGCTATCAGGCACGCGGTGGTCGGCTCGGCCCTGCTGGCCGGGCGCGAGCCGCTCGCCTTCTCCGATTCGAAGCCTGATCTGGCTGAATTGAAGTCGCGCATCGCCGCGGCGATCGCATTCATCGAAGGCCTGCCGCGCGCGGAGATCGATGCAGCCGCCGACAAGGACGTCGCATTCCGCTTGAAGAGCGGGATGGAGCTGCCGTTCACCGGGCGGACGCTGCTTCTGACCTTCAGCGTCCCGCAATTCTTCTTTCACCTCACGACGGCGTACGACATCCTGCGCCACGCAGGCGTCGATCTCGTGAAGCGCGACTTTCTCGGGCGGCGCTAA
- a CDS encoding transporter substrate-binding domain-containing protein: MIVRMFAGLVAAFLMCSAVHAQQSAPGSRLDDIVKRGTLRVGMTGDYKPFTSLDKTTQKFTGFDVDMAEALGKALGVKVEYVQTAWPKLMKDFEADQFDIAMGGVSITFDRQKKGLFSTPIMREGKTPIARCADVGKYQTLADIDKKGTRVIVNPGGTNERFARANIKDAEINVFPDNTVIFDEIAKGNADLMMTDASETRFQQKQHPGVLCAVHPDKPFDFSEKAYWLQRDVALKAFVDQWLHVSMEDGSFGKIYAAWFD, from the coding sequence ATGATCGTTCGAATGTTTGCAGGCCTGGTCGCGGCTTTCCTGATGTGCTCGGCGGTGCATGCGCAACAGAGCGCACCCGGCTCGCGCCTCGACGACATCGTCAAGCGCGGTACCTTGCGTGTCGGCATGACCGGCGACTACAAGCCCTTCACCTCTCTCGACAAGACGACGCAAAAATTCACCGGTTTTGACGTCGACATGGCGGAAGCGCTCGGCAAGGCGCTCGGCGTCAAGGTCGAGTACGTGCAGACCGCCTGGCCGAAGCTGATGAAGGATTTTGAGGCCGATCAGTTCGACATCGCCATGGGCGGCGTCTCGATCACCTTCGACCGCCAGAAGAAGGGCCTGTTCTCCACGCCCATCATGCGCGAGGGCAAGACGCCGATCGCGCGCTGCGCCGACGTCGGCAAGTACCAGACGCTCGCCGACATCGACAAGAAGGGCACGCGTGTCATCGTCAATCCCGGTGGCACCAACGAGCGCTTTGCCCGCGCCAATATCAAAGATGCCGAGATCAACGTCTTCCCGGACAACACCGTGATCTTCGACGAGATCGCCAAGGGCAATGCCGACCTGATGATGACGGACGCCTCCGAGACCCGCTTCCAGCAGAAGCAGCATCCGGGCGTGCTCTGCGCGGTGCATCCGGACAAGCCGTTCGACTTTTCGGAGAAGGCCTATTGGCTGCAGCGCGATGTCGCGTTGAAAGCCTTCGTCGACCAATGGCTCCATGTCTCCATGGAGGACGGCAGTTTTGGGAAGATCTACGCCGCCTGGTTCGACTAA